One window of the Microtus ochrogaster isolate Prairie Vole_2 chromosome 10, MicOch1.0, whole genome shotgun sequence genome contains the following:
- the Eno1 gene encoding alpha-enolase produces the protein MSILKVHAREIFDSRGNPTVEVDLYTSKGLFRAAVPSGASTGIYEALELRDNDKTRYLGKGVSKAVEHINKTIAPALVSKKLNVVEQEKIDKLMIEMDGTENKSKFGANAILGVSLAVCKAGAAEKGVPLYRHIADLAGNAEVILPVPAFNVINGGSHAGNKLAMQEFMILPVGASSFREAMRIGAEVYHNLKNVIKEKYGKDATNVGDEGGFAPNILENKEALELLKNAIGKAGYTEQVVIGMDVAASEFFRSGKYDLDFKSPDDASRYITPDQLADLYKSFIREYPVVSIEDPFDQDDWEAWKKFTASSGIQVVGDDLTVTNPKRIAKAVSEKSCNCLLLKVNQIGSVTESLQACKLAQSNGWGVMVSHRSGETEDTFIADLVVGLCTGQIKTGAPCRSERLAKYNQILRIEEELGSKAKFAGRCFRNPLAK, from the exons ATGTCTATTCTCAAGGTCCACGCCCGAGAGATCTTTGACTCCCGTGGGAATCCCACTGTTGAGGTTGATCTCTACACCTCAAAAG GTCTCTTCCGGGCTGCCGTGCCCAGCGGTGCCTCCACTGGCATCTATGAGGCCCTGGAACTCCGTGACAATGATAAGACCCGCTACTTGGGGAAGG GTGTCTCAAAGGCTGTTGAGCACATCAATAAAACTATCGCACCTGCTCTGGTTAGCAAG AAACTGAATGTGGTGGAGCAGGAGAAGATCGACAAGCTGATGATCGAGATGGACGGCACCGAGAATAAGT CCAAATTCGGTGCCAATGCCATCCTGGGAGTGTCCCTGGCTGTCTGCAAAGCTGGTGCTGCAGAAAAGGGGGTGCCCCTCTACCGCCACATTGCTGACTTGGCTGGCAACGCTGAAGTCATCCTGCCAGTCCCA gcTTTCAATGTGATCAACGGTGGGTCTCACGCTGGCAACAAGCTGGCCATGCAGGAGTTCATGATCCTCCCTGTGGGGGCATCCAGTTTCCGCGAAGCCATGCGCATTGGGGCAGAGGTTTATCACAACCTGAAGAATGTCATCAAGGAGAAATATGGGAAGGATGCCACCAATGTGGGTGACGAGGGCGGGTTTGCGCCTAACATCCTGGAGAACAAAGAAG CTCTGGAGCTGCTGAAGAACGCAATTGGAAAGGCTGGCTACACTGAACAGGTGGTCATCGGCATGGACGTGGCCGCCTCTGAGTTCTTCAGGTCCGGGAAGTACGATCTGGACTTCAAGTCTCCTGATGACGCCAGCAGGTACATCACCCCTGACCAGCTGGCTGACCTGTACAAGTCCTTCATCCGGGAGTATCCAG TGGTGTCCATCGAGGACCCCTTTGACCAGGATGACTGGGAAGCCTGGAAGAAGTTCACAGCTAGCTCAGGCATCCAGGTGGTTGGGGACGATCTCACGGTGACCAACCCTAAGAGGATTGCCAAGGCTGTCAGTGAGAAGTCCTGCAACTGCCTCCTGCTCAAAGTGAACCAGATTGGCTCCGTGACCGAGTCTCTGCAGGC GTGTAAGCTGGCCCAGTCCAATGGTTGGGGCGTCATGGTGTCCCATCGCTCTGGGGAGACCGAGGATACTTTCATCGCTGACCTGGTAGTGGGGCTCTGCACTGGGCAG ATAAAGACTGGTGCCCCTTGCCGATCCGAGCGCCTGGCCAAGTACAACCAGATTCTTAG AATCGAGGAAGAGCTGGGCAGCAAGGCCAAGTTTGCCGGCAGGTGCTTCAGGAACCCCCTGGCCAAGTAA